The genomic interval AAGGACTTCCGCCCGATCCACCACGACCTCGCGCGCGACCTGCGCGATCTCGGCTACATCATGCGGACCGAGATCATCTGGTACAAGCAGACCATGGGCCGCCGGACCGCCTGGGGCTCCTGGCGCAGCCCGTCGAACCCGCACATCGTGCCGTCCTGGGAGTACGTGCTCGTGTTCTCTAAGGGCCAGTGGCGGCTGCCCGGGGACCGCGCGAGGATCGACATCTCCGCGCGCGAGTTCGAACGGTTCTCCGACGGGTTCTGGAAGATCCCGCCCGAACGGAGGCGGGCCGGTCATCCCGCGCCGTTCCCCGAGGAGCTGATCGAGCGCCTGGTCAAGTTCTACAGCTACCGCGGGAACGTCGTGCTCGACATGTTCGGCGGCACGGGGACCGTCGCGGCGGTCGCGCGCCGTCTCGGCCGGCACTACCTGCACGTCGACTCTTCGAGCGAGTACTGTGCGCAGGCCCTGGCGCGCGTGCGCGCCGCGCGGCCGCCCCCGGGCGCTTGGATCCCGCCGCCCGGGGCGCCGGTCCCGATGCCGTCGCGGGACGGCGCGAGCCGTCTCGGCTAGCCGCGAGCCGCCGTCGGGCGCGCGAGCGCGATCCGCTGGGCGAGCCCGGGGAAGAAAAGGTAGCCGCCGGCGTAGAGCGGGGCCGACCAGACGTCCAGGCGCGCGTGGCGCTCGGCCGGATGCTGGCCGAGGAACCGCAGGTAGTCGAGGGCGCCGTCGACCACTCGAGCGCGGGTCGCCCGGCCCCGGACCCCCTCGACGACCGTCTCGCCGCGGGACATCCGCTCGTAGTGCACGCTCAGGCCCGCGAGCCAGTCGGCGAGGTCGTCCCGGCCGCGCGCGCGGGCGATCGAGGCGAGCGCGGCGTGCCCGTCGACCGCGTGCCGCAGCCAGGCGACCTGGTGCGAGACGTTCGATCCGGAGACCCGGTAGCGGGTGAGCCGGCGGTCGTCGAGGTAGAGCCCGCCGGGGACGAGGATCGACAGCGCGAACAGCGCGAGGTCCGGCAGCTGGGTCGCCGCGAACGCTTCCCGGAGCGGCCCTTCGAACAGGGCGCGGCCAACGATCATCGTGCTGCTGTTGAACGACGTCGTCGCGTCCTCGACGAGGAACGGCGCGAGCGCGCGGCGGTCGCCGGTCGGCACGCGGACCGGACCGGTTCGGTCGAAGGCCGGATCGCGATCCAGGGTCCGCCAGCGAGGGCCCGGGATCGGCCGGTCGTCCCGGTCGATGGGGCGGACGCGGTTGCG from Thermoplasmata archaeon carries:
- a CDS encoding site-specific DNA-methyltransferase, which produces MAGRGVREPLWRDRIVCGDARAVLDRLPDESVHLAVTSPPYNLRMPYRDYHDDLAPEEYLRWLREVWRALQRVLVSGGRFVLNVAPTSIKDFRPIHHDLARDLRDLGYIMRTEIIWYKQTMGRRTAWGSWRSPSNPHIVPSWEYVLVFSKGQWRLPGDRARIDISAREFERFSDGFWKIPPERRRAGHPAPFPEELIERLVKFYSYRGNVVLDMFGGTGTVAAVARRLGRHYLHVDSSSEYCAQALARVRAARPPPGAWIPPPGAPVPMPSRDGASRLG
- a CDS encoding glycosyltransferase family 2 protein — protein: MNPEVPVGPTPEVSVIVGAYRRSEFVERAIDSVLAQRLERSRFEVVVLTDLDAPDLVERYGARGVAFVRSGEPRIGRWLLAAIDRTRAPWIAFLDDDDEFEPDRLASALDVLRSEPGTIFYRNRVRPIDRDDRPIPGPRWRTLDRDPAFDRTGPVRVPTGDRRALAPFLVEDATTSFNSSTMIVGRALFEGPLREAFAATQLPDLALFALSILVPGGLYLDDRRLTRYRVSGSNVSHQVAWLRHAVDGHAALASIARARGRDDLADWLAGLSVHYERMSRGETVVEGVRGRATRARVVDGALDYLRFLGQHPAERHARLDVWSAPLYAGGYLFFPGLAQRIALARPTAARG